The Streptomyces sp. HSG2 genome has a segment encoding these proteins:
- the repSA gene encoding replication initiator protein RepSA, which yields MAHRASLAPEPLLDPVVLGDLLRVASADDYTRWEDQIRRTGGCSDPIHLTGWTLHKDKTTGETLHHYTTADEPGGRLRLACGNRRASRCPACAWTYAGDTYHLIRAGLAGDDHRDVPTTVRDHPRVFATLTAPSFGPVHNRPDHGVCRCGTRHAPDAPELGTALDPTTYDYAGAVLFNNHAGQLWQRFTTRLRRELAARGGLPRRELADHVRLSYGKVAEFQKRGALHFHAVIRLDGPEGPGTPPPAWATVGVLADAIGAAAAHSYTSVSVPAVGDQPVRSFRWGTQLDVRQVKAFGDGSDITEQAVASYVAKYSTKAAENTGTLDRRIGEISELDHHGVPDHTRRLIIACRDLDPLYPDRRLWAWAHMLGFRGHFSSKSRHYSTTLGALRQARADYRAAQDAGALGLDDREPDTVLVLADWQYAGHGHTPGESALAATIARDIRLNRETAREALRDQAGAEGEW from the coding sequence ATGGCGCATCGCGCCTCACTCGCGCCTGAGCCTCTGCTCGACCCGGTCGTCCTCGGCGATTTGCTGCGGGTGGCCTCGGCCGACGACTACACCCGATGGGAAGACCAGATCCGCCGTACCGGCGGCTGCTCCGACCCCATCCACCTCACCGGCTGGACGCTCCACAAGGACAAGACCACCGGCGAGACCCTGCATCACTACACCACCGCCGACGAACCCGGCGGACGCCTCCGCCTCGCCTGCGGCAACCGCCGTGCCTCCCGCTGCCCGGCCTGCGCCTGGACCTACGCGGGCGACACCTACCACCTCATCCGCGCCGGCCTCGCCGGTGACGACCACCGTGATGTCCCCACCACCGTCCGGGATCACCCGCGCGTCTTCGCCACGCTCACCGCGCCCTCGTTCGGTCCGGTCCACAACCGGCCCGATCACGGCGTCTGCCGCTGCGGCACCCGCCACGCTCCCGACGCACCCGAACTGGGAACCGCCCTCGACCCGACGACGTACGACTATGCGGGCGCCGTCCTCTTCAACAACCACGCCGGGCAGCTCTGGCAGCGCTTCACCACTCGGCTGCGCCGCGAACTCGCCGCCCGCGGCGGCCTTCCCCGCCGGGAACTCGCCGATCACGTCCGCCTCTCGTACGGCAAGGTCGCCGAGTTCCAGAAGCGCGGTGCCCTGCACTTCCATGCCGTGATCCGGTTGGACGGGCCGGAGGGTCCCGGAACACCGCCGCCCGCGTGGGCCACGGTCGGTGTCCTCGCCGATGCGATCGGTGCGGCTGCGGCGCACTCCTACACGTCGGTCTCGGTTCCGGCCGTCGGGGACCAGCCGGTCCGGTCGTTCCGTTGGGGCACACAGCTCGACGTCCGGCAGGTGAAGGCCTTCGGGGACGGTTCCGACATCACCGAACAGGCCGTCGCCTCGTACGTCGCCAAGTACTCCACCAAGGCCGCGGAGAACACCGGCACCCTCGACCGCCGTATCGGGGAGATCTCCGAGCTCGATCACCACGGCGTGCCCGACCACACCCGCCGCCTGATCATCGCCTGCCGCGACCTCGACCCGCTGTATCCGGACAGGCGGCTGTGGGCCTGGGCTCACATGCTCGGCTTCCGCGGCCACTTCTCCTCGAAGTCCCGCCACTACTCCACCACCCTCGGCGCACTCCGCCAGGCACGCGCCGACTACCGCGCCGCACAGGACGCCGGGGCCCTCGGCCTGGACGACCGCGAGCCGGACACGGTCCTCGTCCTGGCGGACTGGCAGTACGCCGGACACGGCCACACCCCCGGTGAATCCGCCCTCGCCGCCACCATCGCCCGGGACATCCGGCTCAACCGCGAGACCGCCCGCGAAGCGCTACGCGACCAAGCCGGGGCCGAGGGGGAGTGGTGA
- a CDS encoding SpdD-like protein, with protein sequence MFRPKLPTMPQPTGTVTPPTVVEPTTITPGTSTPPATVPVPSRPTVQLTPGAALALVGGGTAVVLVVGTVLVSMLLAVAITGASVAVCALVIRSLVNADAKRR encoded by the coding sequence ATGTTCCGGCCCAAGCTCCCGACCATGCCTCAGCCCACCGGCACGGTCACCCCGCCCACCGTCGTCGAACCGACCACGATCACCCCCGGCACTTCCACCCCGCCGGCCACCGTCCCGGTTCCGTCCCGGCCCACGGTCCAGCTCACCCCCGGCGCGGCGCTCGCCCTCGTCGGCGGCGGTACGGCCGTCGTCCTGGTCGTCGGCACCGTCTTGGTCTCCATGCTCCTGGCCGTCGCCATCACGGGCGCCTCGGTCGCCGTCTGCGCCCTGGTGATCCGCTCGCTCGTCAACGCCGACGCCAAGCGTCGCTGA
- a CDS encoding mobile element transfer protein: protein MPARDFFHSVMRIGPVQIGTHRDRNGHTKHAAVCSADGCGWSADYSSQSAAQLAARTHRCRVR, encoded by the coding sequence ATGCCCGCCCGCGACTTCTTCCACTCCGTGATGCGGATCGGCCCGGTGCAGATCGGCACCCACCGCGACCGCAACGGCCACACCAAGCACGCCGCCGTGTGCAGCGCGGACGGCTGCGGCTGGTCCGCCGACTACTCCAGCCAGTCCGCCGCCCAGCTCGCCGCCCGCACCCACCGCTGCCGCGTCCGCTAG
- a CDS encoding DUF2637 domain-containing protein, with amino-acid sequence MTRSALRVDAVLVQAVIAGALSFAHLHDLAAAAGQDGWKAWAYPVSVDLLLVAAWRRLRTDGPSRLAWCWFLIALVASLGANVATAGLLDLDAVPAWLRILVAAWPALAFMGGTLLAHSSADHTSASPDPAPVPVPVPEVEPEPASAAEPEPAPVDSADAAPPLPPVHSVPVPAALVDHARKVADDHEQRTGARIDTDTLRARLGVPPHLADAIAAQLT; translated from the coding sequence ATGACCCGCTCCGCCCTCCGCGTGGACGCCGTACTTGTTCAGGCCGTCATCGCCGGGGCACTGTCCTTCGCCCACCTTCACGACCTCGCCGCCGCCGCTGGACAGGACGGTTGGAAGGCCTGGGCCTATCCGGTCTCCGTAGACCTGCTCCTCGTCGCCGCCTGGCGACGGCTGCGTACGGATGGGCCGTCCCGGCTGGCCTGGTGCTGGTTCCTGATCGCCCTCGTCGCCTCGCTCGGCGCGAACGTCGCCACCGCCGGACTCCTCGACCTGGACGCCGTCCCGGCCTGGCTGCGCATCCTCGTCGCCGCATGGCCGGCACTGGCCTTCATGGGCGGCACTCTCCTCGCCCACTCGTCCGCGGACCACACCTCGGCTTCGCCGGACCCTGCTCCGGTGCCGGTCCCCGTGCCCGAGGTGGAACCCGAACCGGCTTCCGCTGCTGAGCCGGAACCGGCCCCAGTTGACTCCGCCGACGCTGCCCCGCCCCTCCCGCCCGTCCACTCCGTTCCGGTTCCGGCCGCGCTGGTGGACCACGCCCGCAAGGTCGCCGACGACCACGAGCAGCGGACCGGCGCACGCATCGACACCGACACCCTGCGCGCCCGCCTCGGCGTCCCGCCGCACCTGGCCGACGCCATCGCCGCCCAGCTCACCTGA
- a CDS encoding FtsK/SpoIIIE domain-containing protein, translating to MTWPTVLLLVVVAAAGLLRWRRPAWYWLTFGVTLAVLRVLVRYGSVMDACGLTVPPSRWRLALARMTNRPAPESRAPRILRVRPTGTGLVLRLKLRPGQDAFDVAAASDRLRHSFGMYGVTSRELRSGVVEIRMTGYDVLKQVQMPAKTDARPMRVPVALREDGSVHYRDYRAVPHGLTLGATESGKSVYQRNLVAGLAAQNVALVGIDCKQGVELFPLARRFSALADNPDTALELLEALVSHMGDVYQLIRAEQRVSVAVPDAEIAADIWDLPEGLRPVPVVVLVDEVAELALFASKEEEKRRDRIITALVRLAQLGRAAGIYLEICGQRFGSELGKGITMLRAQLTGRTAHRVNDETSANMAFGDIAPDAVLAAIQIPAETRGLAIAGDSTGGWHRIRAPHTSLRHAVNTCNKHADRTPELPALAEFRPPVAALPSARVPLSKTAPATA from the coding sequence ATGACGTGGCCCACGGTCTTACTGCTGGTGGTCGTCGCCGCTGCGGGTCTCCTGCGGTGGCGGCGCCCCGCCTGGTACTGGCTGACCTTCGGGGTCACCCTCGCTGTCCTGCGGGTCCTGGTCCGGTACGGCTCGGTCATGGACGCCTGCGGCCTGACGGTTCCGCCCTCGCGCTGGCGTCTGGCGCTGGCCCGGATGACCAACCGCCCGGCGCCGGAGTCCCGCGCGCCGCGCATCCTGCGGGTGCGGCCCACCGGTACCGGACTGGTCCTGCGGCTCAAGCTCCGGCCCGGACAGGACGCCTTCGACGTCGCTGCCGCCTCGGACCGGTTGCGCCACTCCTTCGGGATGTACGGCGTCACTTCCCGTGAGCTGCGCTCGGGCGTCGTCGAGATCCGGATGACCGGCTACGACGTACTCAAGCAGGTGCAGATGCCTGCCAAGACCGACGCTCGCCCGATGCGGGTTCCGGTGGCGCTGCGGGAGGACGGTTCGGTCCACTACCGCGATTACCGTGCCGTCCCGCACGGTCTGACCCTCGGTGCGACGGAGTCCGGCAAGTCGGTCTATCAGCGCAACCTCGTCGCCGGCCTCGCCGCGCAGAACGTTGCCCTCGTTGGCATCGACTGCAAGCAAGGGGTGGAGCTGTTCCCGCTGGCGCGCCGGTTCTCCGCGCTCGCCGACAACCCCGATACCGCGTTGGAACTGCTGGAGGCGCTGGTGTCCCACATGGGGGACGTGTATCAGCTCATCCGGGCAGAGCAGCGCGTCAGCGTCGCCGTGCCGGATGCGGAGATTGCCGCCGACATCTGGGACCTGCCGGAAGGCCTGCGGCCGGTGCCGGTCGTGGTCCTGGTCGACGAGGTCGCCGAACTCGCTCTCTTCGCGAGCAAGGAGGAGGAGAAGCGGCGGGACCGGATCATCACCGCCCTGGTCCGCCTCGCCCAGCTCGGCCGCGCGGCCGGCATCTATCTGGAGATCTGTGGGCAGCGTTTCGGCTCGGAACTCGGCAAGGGCATCACGATGCTGCGCGCCCAGCTCACCGGCCGTACCGCCCACCGTGTCAACGACGAGACCTCGGCGAACATGGCCTTCGGCGACATCGCCCCGGATGCGGTCCTTGCCGCGATCCAGATTCCCGCTGAGACGCGCGGGCTCGCCATCGCCGGTGACTCCACCGGCGGTTGGCACCGCATCCGCGCCCCGCACACCTCGCTACGGCACGCCGTGAACACCTGCAACAAGCACGCCGACCGCACCCCGGAACTCCCGGCCCTGGCCGAGTTCCGGCCCCCGGTCGCCGCATTGCCCTCGGCCCGTGTGCCGCTGTCCAAGACAGCCCCCGCCACGGCCTGA